The Triticum aestivum cultivar Chinese Spring chromosome 5A, IWGSC CS RefSeq v2.1, whole genome shotgun sequence genomic sequence gGGAAAAATCATAAATGGGGAGGAAATTATGTTTTCTTAGTAATGAAATGGGGAGTGTGTATTTCTTAAGATGTTCAATTCAACTGCTTACGCCTGAAACATGTTATTTATTTTGTAATTGATaccacgtgcattgcacgtgcactattactAGTACACATATAAACAGCATAGCAACACAATGAAAGAAAAGACTACATCAAATGCATGAGGTGGATAGTCACCTTCTGTACGTAAATGCCATGTGCATGGGGTAAGATGTCATGTACTTCTTCACGGACACGCAATTTTTCAGCTTGAAGTGATCCAATCCTCAGACCATGCCATGGCTGCAGAACTCTCCTACACATATCACATCATTGATCATTCAATATATTTACTAACAATAGACCAGTTAGCAATataaaaaaaagggcagcccggtgcacgtagctcccgcttgcgcagggtccggggaagggtcagaccactttgggtctatagtacgcagcctttccctacatttctgcaagaggctgtttccgaGACTCGAACCCGTGACCTACGCAgactttccctacatttctgcaagaggctgtttccgagactcgaacccgtgacctcgtggtcacaaggcaacagctttaccaGTTAGCAATATAGATGACCTAAAACTACACAGAAAAAATACTTGAGCCAAGTAACATCAGCTACACAGAACCCAGGATAGTGAAAGCAAGTTTGGTAACATCCAGAGAACAGTGACCAGCACATATTAAGGGGACTGGAACTGCTTACTCACAGCTAGTGGCTACGGGCTACAGCAAATACCTGGTTTCTGGTGGCTCAGATGAACAGGAAGTGACTAGCAACTATGATTATCACCACCCTCCTATCAGCAATTAATACTCGAGCCAATCATGCAGCCATCATGGCTGCCACTGATCAGCTAGGTGGTGGCAGCATAATTTTAGCATCTCCCAAGTATCCATCCAATAAACTTATCAATCTAAGAACCATTAAATGTTAGCTACGATATCCTAATTTTAATCTCAAAGTCCTGACCTAATGTCTCCACAATCAAGCAAATGATAAGAGAGTGGTAAAAAATTGTTTAGTATCTTGACAACATGCGACTGAACTAAATATATCCGAAGCACATACAAATAAGAACTTCAAAACATACCCAAATTCATTGAAGTGCTTTAAGCATTTCTGGAGGATAGTGATTGGTAAGAAAGGAGCTCCATCCTTATAATAAAAGCTCATGCCTATGAATTTTCCATCAGCATCAATAATGGGGCCCCCAATTCCAGCCTAGCACAGAATACAATGGCTGTGAACATGCTTTGTTTAGAATGTATTTCATATTTAGGTACGCTACATAATATTGTTCGATATGAACAATTTCTaagatattactccctccgtttctaaatataagcccttttagagatttcaatacggactacaaaCAGATGTATATAggcatactttagagtgtagattcactcattataCTCCTATGTAGTCtatgttggaatctctaaaaggtcttatatttaggaacggagggagtatgtatgaaTATCTTCCTAATGCGAACAAAAAAGTCCTACTCTAGTCATATTACCAGTTTCTTTTTATTAATCTATCTACAGAGCGATAAAAGATTAGGGGAAGTACCTTTGTGGTCTTACATGTAGATGCCATGAGTTGCTGGCAATCGAATTTGCAAGTTTTGTACAGCAGTGTCCCACCTGTAGCCATTAGTTCTCCAGATTCAAAAACTCGTCCAATAGCTACCAGTTTACTTTGGGAGAATTTGACATTAGCTGGCACTTCATTATGAAAGCATGCTGCATGAAATTCCGGAAAAGCCTTGGTGTTCACAACAGCAATATTATAATAAAAATCATATTTCCACAGTTTTCCTACAACGAGCTTGCCATTGGGCAGGCGCACCTTAATCTGCATGCAAGTACAAACTGTATCATCTTCATCTCATGAGCACATAATCATAACAAACCAATGGGATGGAAAATTGACTAGTAGCACTAACCTCCAGTTTATCAAGTATCTTACTTTCATCTTCAGAGGATCTAATCAAGCTAGCAGAGGTTAGAATGCTCATGCTGGATGCTGTGTGCTGGATGATTGTGCCTGTGCATGTAAACCGTCTATTTTGACCTACACAGGATCGAATTTTTAGTTACTGATTAACCTAAAAAACTTGGAATCCCAATAACAAAGTGATTGCATTGTTACCCTTAAAAGCAGCAAGTGAGACAATGGACTGACATAGGCTCAAAGCAAGTAACTTAATGCTGGTGTGCTCTTCACTGTAGCCATCTAAATTTCCAAAGCAGAGCTCAAATGTATTCACCAAGCGCATGCCCCCTAATCGAAAAAACATACCATACCATGAGGGCTAGAATAAATATCTTGAAACACATGAAAAAAATGGGAGGGGAGAATCAGAAAAATGGAAAATAATAACTTGCCAGTAATCTTAGATGGCATAGGATAACCACGGGGAAGTAGGCTCTTGCGTAATATGCGTGAAAGGTCTGGTGCAATAGGTGAAAATGTGTACCAATTAGCATTTGAAGCCAATATGCAAGATAAAACTGGCACATGCCAAAACAAAAGGAATAGCTTTTGGTCGGACAAGTTTCaaccaaacaaaaaaaacaataaGCATATGAGTAACATGTTTCTGTCGAACAAGACTTTGAACATTGAACGAACCTAGGAAGCAATCTTTCATTTCATTAGTACTTTTTTATGATGCATATGTTTAAACATGATGTTTTCGTTTAGAGGTAGAAATAATTTCAGGGATGTAAGATCCAATACTACGATCAAACGCTTCCAATCCCTAGGTGTCCTCAAAACAAACTAACCATCCCTCGGAGGCGGAGAATCTGCAGGTAATGAACAATTAATAGCATTAGTAATATATTTTAACTAGTTCCTTTATAATTAACAATTCAACAGAGACTAGAAATTGTTGCACTTGGTTCACCTTCTCGGTTGGAGTTGGACTGTAAAGAAGCCTTTCTCTTCTTACTTGTGCTTGCTCCTCCTCCCATGCGTGTACATTCTTGATTCTTTCTAGGCATCTCCTGGACCTATGGTTAAAGAAAGCGCTAATTATTGACAAAGTTACATAACTAAAAGCCATCTGAACCAGCATTTTTAAACCAACAAAACCACTCAAATGAAAGTTGAGCTATATCTACTGAAGATCCTGACAGCATGGTATACTTTCAGGACAAAAATTCCATGCAAATATAGGATGTATTAATCAGTAGACTATATCGATGTTTAAGTTTCTCGTCACGAAATCTCAGGTCATGCTAGGACAAAAGCACAAGGTACTATCCACCGGAAGTGTGACTGGCCCGCATCGGGCTATGCATGCAAGAAGACGAATAGAGTATGAGGCAGGGAACCAGTTTCCGCAAAAGACTCACCAGAGAGGTGGAAGGGAAATCAGGGATTGCCGCCGGCGCAGATTGGAGAAGCCGTTCCTGCTCGAGTGGGATGGCAGAGGCGCGGCGACAGGGTGCGGCGGGGAGCTGCGCCCCTCGCATGGTAGTGCTCGCGGCAGATCGCCGCCGATAGGGCGGAGGGGGGCGGCGGATTTggggacggggggcggcgacggggagtgGGCTAGGGCTATGAAGAGGACAGCAATCCTTCTCGGACGGCAAATTTTGGGAGTGGGAGGGGGGCTATACCTCCAGAGGCGTTCCCGCAACCTGGCGCACACCCAACCTCGATCGATTCTCCGTGACCGGGTGGGAGTGGGACGGGGAGCTGCGCCTCACGCCCGGTATTTGGGTGGTGTTCGGTCGTGACAAGATCCAACTAAGAGCATGCATTACTAGTAGAGCCTTCAAACTCTCAAATCCCTAAAAATAACCGTTTATTTTACAGTTTTCGCTGAAAAAACGCTGTAGACTAAAACCTCTAAACCCTCAAACCCGTAAAAAAATTTAGAGGTTCAACCCTCAAACCACTTTGCAATCTGTAGAAGTAGGGGTTGAGAGGAAAATCTCCCCCCAACCCGCACTCCTCCTCGTCGCTCGCTCCTCGCTCGCGCGGGAGCCAACCGCTCCTCCTCCCGGCCTCTTCCTCCCGCCGCGCTCCTGCCGCGCCAGCCAtggaaggccccgccgccgccgcgcccccgcccGCCGCTCCCGCCCcgcccgtcccgtcccgtccgccTCGCCCGCCCCGGCGCCCGCCCAACCGACCGTGGCCGACGTGGTGGCGGCGACCCACGTTGGGGCCAAGCAGCGGCGGGCGGGCCTCGCACCACCTCCTGCCGCCCCGACCACCGtcaccgccccgcccgcctcgcccgcaccggcgcccgccctcgccgcctccccgccgcccgctcCGGCTACCAAGAAGAGCCAGCCGAAGGCGGCCTCTCATGGGCCGCGAGGGGCGGCCTCCAAGGTCGCCGTCTCGTCCCCGGCCGTGACCAAGCCGCGGAAGAAGCCTGCGGCGGCCGCCGTCGCCGAACCTCCTCCCGCCGCGCACGAGGTGTTCGAGGAAATGGCAAACCCATCCTCGTTCATGGACCTCCTTCAAAACGCGGAGGTGGACCTCGGAGCTCCGCCTCTAAACCCCTTTAGGGTTGGTgacgacttggaggaggaggaagatgaggaggatgtaggggatgacgaggaggaggtggccgagataGGGGAGGAGGCATTCACCGCCGCTTCCCGCCCACACGCGCGGTCGACAAACTACACCGAGGCGGAAGATGTCCTCTTGGTTTGTGCTTGGGCAGCTGTGGGAATGGATGCAACCACCGGCACCGATCAAACCGGTAAACGGTATTGGCAAAGGATCAAGGACGCCTATTGTAAGATCAAGCCGAAGAATAGTGGGTTCATCCATCGCTCTTTCCGgtcgcttcaaggccggtgggagttgatcaagcccgcttgttctcgttggagtgcggccatggaccaagtgATAGATGCACCACCTAGTGGAACCGTGGAGAGTGACTATGTGAGTACATATTTCTTCACTATTTTGATTATGTGTGTGCACTATGCTATTGGTGGGTTCTTATGTGATTTATGTGTGGTTGATAGGAGATAATTGCCGGCATGAGGTACAAGGAGATGGCCGCTTCCAAGGGCAAGGCATTCCCATTTAAGCATGTTTGGTTAATTCTTCAAACTTTTGACAAGTGGAAGTTGAGGGATCAAGAGACCGCACCCAAGAAGTCGGCAATGCTAAGGATGGATgatagtgaagatgaggaggagaggaacttgggcaagcccgagggaaccaagaagggcaagctaagggtgaagatggaagaagaggcgtcaagcctaagggagaagatggaccacaagatgaaggcaagagaggaattgacaacgaagacactggagacgaagcttcttatcaccgagaagaagaagaggtcaagcttgcacaagttgaagcaaagcgtgaagaagcaaagcgcaaggccgagttggaggagaggatgatcaagctcaaagaggcaaaggtatggaaagaactcatggtggaagagaaagagcacatgatgatgtccaagaaggacatggatgaagaccaattgcaatggtggaaggactacaaggaggacatcgcggagaggaagaagatgTTCCGTGGTGCGTCCTCTACTTTTCGAGGTGACACTCCGATGAGTAGTAGCGGTGATGGCGGTGTGTACGACTCCACCGGTGCCGatggagatgcttgatggagcCCGCTTGTGGTCTAGGAGATGGCACCGAGGTGCAACTTTTGGGTGATGGTGCcgatgagaggaggaagatgatgattttgtgatgtaaactattaaaccatgcatcaatgattgtcatttgatagtttgtttggaagttgattgtgttcttgttgtcataaattgtgagatgtcaaatgatagatttaaaggttggggtcgaggcaaagactagaaccctcaaatccaaTCCTTAAAGCAGTTTACGGGTTCggtttgagggttctagtatttgcccctgttttttaacccttaaaagtgtcaaaaagtggcacaactcaacccttaaaactgcttttaagatttgagggtttgagggttctattAGCAATGCTCTAACCCTCAAACATCACACAAGTGGATTCAGACAATCCGTAAAAAAAGGTGGATTCAGACAAGAACTAAGCCCCGAATTCGAAGGGATCT encodes the following:
- the LOC123103783 gene encoding putative serine protease HtrA isoform X1, with protein sequence MRGAQLPAAPCRRASAIPLEQERLLQSAPAAIPDFPSTSLVQEMPRKNQECTRMGGGASTSKKRKASLQSNSNREDSPPPRDDLSRILRKSLLPRGYPMPSKITGGMRLVNTFELCFGNLDGYSEEHTSIKLLALSLCQSIVSLAAFKGQNRRFTCTGTIIQHTASSMSILTSASLIRSSEDESKILDKLEIKVRLPNGKLVVGKLWKYDFYYNIAVVNTKAFPEFHAACFHNEVPANVKFSQSKLVAIGRVFESGELMATGGTLLYKTCKFDCQQLMASTCKTTKAGIGGPIIDADGKFIGMSFYYKDGAPFLPITILQKCLKHFNEFGRVLQPWHGLRIGSLQAEKLRVREEVHDILPHAHGIYVQKVVSGSPSADSGIKAGDVITKLDDFALSNAQEFHELILDKAESAFRHGERMHLTVSFLRPSSGSEFCATISAEVIDMSEQNMSSQNKSKQNSVRWPVPKTKWLYPDDERDADMMPLVRKCRRPGYVYEAPLMTDVSRYTRV
- the LOC123103783 gene encoding putative serine protease HtrA isoform X2; amino-acid sequence: MRGAQLPAAPCRRASAIPLEQERLLQSAPAAIPDFPSTSLVQEMPRKNQECTRMGGGASTSKKRKASLQSNSNREDSPPPRDDLSRILRKSLLPRGYPMPSKITGGMRLVNTFELCFGNLDGYSEEHTSIKLLALSLCQSIVSLAAFKGQNRRFTCTGTIIQHTASSMSILTSASLIRSSEDESKILDKLEIKVRLPNGKLVVGKLWKYDFYYNIAVVNTKAFPEFHAACFHNEVPANVKFSQSKLVAIGRVFESGELMATGGTLLYKTCKFDCQQLMASTCKTTKAGIGGPIIDADGKFIGMSFYYKDGAPFLPITILQKCLKHFNEFGRVLQPWHGLRIGSLQAEKLRVREEVHDILPHAHGIYVQKVVSGSPSADSGIKAGDVITKLDDFALSNAQEFHELILDKAESAFRHGERMHLTVSFLRPSSGSEFCATISAEVIDMSEQNMSSQNKSKQNRWPVPKTKWLYPDDERDADMMPLVRKCRRPGYVYEAPLMTDVSRYTRV